Proteins from a genomic interval of Osmia bicornis bicornis chromosome 11, iOsmBic2.1, whole genome shotgun sequence:
- the LOC114875932 gene encoding zinc finger protein ush isoform X1, with protein MLLLPMNKEVTRGEDEEWSDSEKTPSVSSGVEGGGSAVSSPIAPVVEEESNLPPPPRLNASSSSVTIANSAAEDIRTRLSVLSEDARKRLASFTEDIEVARSLRDRHASSRPNQTRESSPKDTDEESNLVVVKEEDCQPRSSSSSTSSIRRRESVCRRDSEDSSRRSNADDSPSEKKLKPDDEATPRLRLNASLATDPALRPAAVAALTVKPENTSPPNPVPPLPAGLQNAIASGRLFMLPTDGKETITVEPARPAPLICPPCGIRFSSASTLEAHRTFYCAHRPRLEEDTANEEDEEKSNKFEVRKAYACPHCSYSADKKVSLNRHMRMHAASPAPPTIPTAPTTATTPGSGTATTSNGSLNEEAERYCRNCDIRFSSLKTYRAHKTHYCSTRHVVKDTPPAASASSSSVKASPPTSASPGESPPPQPCLALPTNPILIVPYSLFRGASVLAAPTLPAPDTACFLLPNGHLQPMTRGLAATAQNTVDPPPVLRAANKPTTPASVVASSTSPPGSAPLDLSVRKSPAHQDEKENRVSPAPSSLPPPPGSPRSRGSGSPRARSIGSAATAVGTVAPPPPTELALRLAELPPPPVPGVLVKQGVSRCKECNIVFCRHENFVAHKKHYCQARETTVSSSPPPPGTPSPPLVQLICAACGIKFASMDNLVAHQAFYCPKRAEPQEHHSRCSKCKAIIEPGSTHTCSSGPTGGWRCPVCGAVSPTAGAAQRHMDAHQGVKAFRCTICRYKGNTLRGMRTHIKMHFEKRGTDLQEENYIMCVLDDETVLPTPEPAPATTPEEIPGEVQVNGKTEVRKSPQPPPPPPPPPPTVTGKVKQEREDTPPPEESLDPNKSGPRYCRSCDISFNYLSTFIAHKKFYCSSHAGEASNNNNNNNNNNSSSHATTPPSGRTEASVL; from the exons ATGCTCCTTTTACCAATGAACAAGGAAGTTACTCGAG GGGAGGATGAGGAATGGAGCGATTCGGAGAAGACACCTTCGGTGAGCAGTGGCGTGGAGGGTGGTGGATCGGCGGTTTCCAGTCCGATCGCGCCGGTCGTCGAAGAGGAATCGAACTTGCCGCCACCGCCGCGATTGAACGCCTCTTCGTCGTCGGTTACGATCGCCAATTCGGCCGCTGAAGATATCAGAACGAGGCTGAGCGTACTGTCCGAAGACGCTCGGAAACGGTTGGCTAGTTTTACCGAAGACATCGAG GTTGCCAGAAGCTTAAGAGACCGACATGCCAGCTCGAGGCCGAATCAAACGCGAGAATCGAGTCCGAAAGACACGGACGAGGAATCGAACCTAGTTGTGGTGAAAGAAGAGGACTGTCAACCGAGgtcgtcttcttcttcgacgTCGTCGATTAGAAGACGAGAATCGGTATGTAGGAGGGACTCGGAGGATTCCTCGAGGCGATCGAACGCGGATGATTCACCGTCCGAGAAGAAGCTTAAGCCCGACGACGAGGCAACACCAAGACTGAGACTGAATGCTAGTCTGGCGACGGATCCTGCTCTTCGGCCCGCCGCTGTAGCCGCGCTCACCGTCAAGCCGGAGAACACCTCGCCGCCGAATCCTGTGCCACCTTTGCCAGCCGGACTTCAGAACG caatAGCCTCGGGTCGACTGTTCATGCTGCCAACCGATGGCAAAGAAACGATCACCGTTGAACCCGCCAGGCCAGCGCCGTTGATTTGTCCACCGTGTGGCATCCGGTTCAGTTCAGCGAGCACTCTCGAAGCTCATCGAACTTTCTACTGCGCCCATCGGCCTCGGCTCGAAGAGGACACAGCGAACGAGGAGGACGAGGAGAAATCGAACAAATTCGAAGTAAGGAAAGCGTACGCTTGCCCTCACTGTTCCTACAGCGCGGACAAGAAGGTGTCGTTGAACAGACACATGAGGATGCACGCCGCCTCGCCGGCACCGCCTACGATACCAACCGCGCCTACCACAGCCACCACCCCGGGAAGCGGAACAGCGACAACCTCGAACGGATCGCTGAACGAAGAGGCGGAGAGatattgcagaaattgcgACATTAGATTCAGCTCGCTGAAGACTTACAGAGCGCACAAGACTCATTATTGCAGTACCAGGCACGTGGTTAAAGACACCCCACCGGCGGCTAGCGCGAGTTCCTCTTCGGTGAAAGCGTCTCCACCGACCAGCGCCAGTCCTGGTGAATCCCCGCCGCCCCAGCCTTGCCTGGCACTGCCCACCAATCCGATCCTCATCGTACCGTACTCCCTGTTCCGCGGAGCAAGCGTCCTGGCAGCGCCGACCTTGCCTGCGCCTGATACCGCGTGCTTTCTTCTTCCAAACG GTCATCTTCAACCGATGACTAGAGGTCTCGCCGCCACAGCGCAAAACACCGTCGATCCTCCGCCAGTTCTTCGAGCCGCGAACAAACCTACCACACCTGCATCCGTGGTAGCATCGTCCACGTCGCCACCTGGCTCGGCACCTCTCGATCTAAGCGTCAGAAAATCACCGGCGCACCAAGATGAAAAGGAGAACAGGGTGTCGCCGGCACCCTCTTCTCTGCCCCCGCCACCTGGTAGCCCAAGATCAAGAGGAAGCGGTAGTCCCAGAGCAAGGTCCATCGGTTCTGCAGCAACCGCAGTTGGAACTGTTGCACCGCCACCGCCAACGGAGCTCGCTCTGAGACTAGCCGAGTTGCCGCCACCCCCGGTTCCTGGAGTCCTTGTCAAACAAGGTGTCTCGAG ATGCAAAGAATGCAACATAGTCTTCTGTCGGCACGAAAACTTCGTCGCCCATAAGAAGCATTATTGTCAGGCGAGAGAGACGACGGTTAGCAGCAGTCCTCCGCCACCTGGTACGCCTTCGCCTCCTTTGGTTCAACTTATCTGTGCCGCGTGCGGCATCAAGTTCGCCTCCATGGACAATCTGGTAGCTCATCAAGCGTTTTACTGTCCTAAGAGGGCAGAACCCCAGGAACATCACTCGAGATGTTCCAAATGCAAG GCTATAATCGAGCCCGGAAGTACGCATACCTGTTCAAGTGGACCCACCGGTGGTTGGAGATGTCCAGTCTGCGGCGCGGTTAGTCCCACAGCCGGCGCTGCTCAGCGTCACATGGACGCGCACCAGGGTGTCAAAGCTTTCAGGTGCACGATATGTCGATACAAAGGAAACACGTTGCGCGGTATGAGAACGCATATCAAGATGCATTTTGAAAAACGCGGTACCGACTTACAA GAggaaaattatataatgtGCGTGCTCGACGACGAAACGGTTCTTCCTACACCGGAACCAGCTCCGGCCACCACTCCTGAGGAAATCCCTGGGGAGGTGCAAGTGAACGGAAAGACGGAAGTTCGAAAGAGTCCGCAACCACCACCTCCACCACCGCCGCCCCCGCCAACGGTGACCGGCAAAGTAAAACAAGAACGAGAGGACACACCACCTCCGGAGGAAAGTCTCGACCCGAATAAAAGCGGTCCCCGTTATTGTAGATCCTGCGACATCAGCTTCAACTATCTGAGCACGTTCATTGCTCACAAGAAATTCTACTGCTCCAGCCACGCCGGTGAAGcgagcaacaacaacaacaacaataataataataattcgaGCAGCCACGCTACAACACCTCCAAGTGGCAGGACCGAGGCATCCGTACTTTAA
- the LOC114875932 gene encoding zinc finger protein ush isoform X3, giving the protein MSRRKQSNPKPLKREDEEWSDSEKTPSVSSGVEGGGSAVSSPIAPVVEEESNLPPPPRLNASSSSVTIANSAAEDIRTRLSVLSEDARKRLASFTEDIEVARSLRDRHASSRPNQTRESSPKDTDEESNLVVVKEEDCQPRSSSSSTSSIRRRESVCRRDSEDSSRRSNADDSPSEKKLKPDDEATPRLRLNASLATDPALRPAAVAALTVKPENTSPPNPVPPLPAGLQNAIASGRLFMLPTDGKETITVEPARPAPLICPPCGIRFSSASTLEAHRTFYCAHRPRLEEDTANEEDEEKSNKFEVRKAYACPHCSYSADKKVSLNRHMRMHAASPAPPTIPTAPTTATTPGSGTATTSNGSLNEEAERYCRNCDIRFSSLKTYRAHKTHYCSTRHVVKDTPPAASASSSSVKASPPTSASPGESPPPQPCLALPTNPILIVPYSLFRGASVLAAPTLPAPDTACFLLPNGHLQPMTRGLAATAQNTVDPPPVLRAANKPTTPASVVASSTSPPGSAPLDLSVRKSPAHQDEKENRVSPAPSSLPPPPGSPRSRGSGSPRARSIGSAATAVGTVAPPPPTELALRLAELPPPPVPGVLVKQGVSRCKECNIVFCRHENFVAHKKHYCQARETTVSSSPPPPGTPSPPLVQLICAACGIKFASMDNLVAHQAFYCPKRAEPQEHHSRCSKCKAIIEPGSTHTCSSGPTGGWRCPVCGAVSPTAGAAQRHMDAHQGVKAFRCTICRYKGNTLRGMRTHIKMHFEKRGTDLQEENYIMCVLDDETVLPTPEPAPATTPEEIPGEVQVNGKTEVRKSPQPPPPPPPPPPTVTGKVKQEREDTPPPEESLDPNKSGPRYCRSCDISFNYLSTFIAHKKFYCSSHAGEASNNNNNNNNNNSSSHATTPPSGRTEASVL; this is encoded by the exons GGGAGGATGAGGAATGGAGCGATTCGGAGAAGACACCTTCGGTGAGCAGTGGCGTGGAGGGTGGTGGATCGGCGGTTTCCAGTCCGATCGCGCCGGTCGTCGAAGAGGAATCGAACTTGCCGCCACCGCCGCGATTGAACGCCTCTTCGTCGTCGGTTACGATCGCCAATTCGGCCGCTGAAGATATCAGAACGAGGCTGAGCGTACTGTCCGAAGACGCTCGGAAACGGTTGGCTAGTTTTACCGAAGACATCGAG GTTGCCAGAAGCTTAAGAGACCGACATGCCAGCTCGAGGCCGAATCAAACGCGAGAATCGAGTCCGAAAGACACGGACGAGGAATCGAACCTAGTTGTGGTGAAAGAAGAGGACTGTCAACCGAGgtcgtcttcttcttcgacgTCGTCGATTAGAAGACGAGAATCGGTATGTAGGAGGGACTCGGAGGATTCCTCGAGGCGATCGAACGCGGATGATTCACCGTCCGAGAAGAAGCTTAAGCCCGACGACGAGGCAACACCAAGACTGAGACTGAATGCTAGTCTGGCGACGGATCCTGCTCTTCGGCCCGCCGCTGTAGCCGCGCTCACCGTCAAGCCGGAGAACACCTCGCCGCCGAATCCTGTGCCACCTTTGCCAGCCGGACTTCAGAACG caatAGCCTCGGGTCGACTGTTCATGCTGCCAACCGATGGCAAAGAAACGATCACCGTTGAACCCGCCAGGCCAGCGCCGTTGATTTGTCCACCGTGTGGCATCCGGTTCAGTTCAGCGAGCACTCTCGAAGCTCATCGAACTTTCTACTGCGCCCATCGGCCTCGGCTCGAAGAGGACACAGCGAACGAGGAGGACGAGGAGAAATCGAACAAATTCGAAGTAAGGAAAGCGTACGCTTGCCCTCACTGTTCCTACAGCGCGGACAAGAAGGTGTCGTTGAACAGACACATGAGGATGCACGCCGCCTCGCCGGCACCGCCTACGATACCAACCGCGCCTACCACAGCCACCACCCCGGGAAGCGGAACAGCGACAACCTCGAACGGATCGCTGAACGAAGAGGCGGAGAGatattgcagaaattgcgACATTAGATTCAGCTCGCTGAAGACTTACAGAGCGCACAAGACTCATTATTGCAGTACCAGGCACGTGGTTAAAGACACCCCACCGGCGGCTAGCGCGAGTTCCTCTTCGGTGAAAGCGTCTCCACCGACCAGCGCCAGTCCTGGTGAATCCCCGCCGCCCCAGCCTTGCCTGGCACTGCCCACCAATCCGATCCTCATCGTACCGTACTCCCTGTTCCGCGGAGCAAGCGTCCTGGCAGCGCCGACCTTGCCTGCGCCTGATACCGCGTGCTTTCTTCTTCCAAACG GTCATCTTCAACCGATGACTAGAGGTCTCGCCGCCACAGCGCAAAACACCGTCGATCCTCCGCCAGTTCTTCGAGCCGCGAACAAACCTACCACACCTGCATCCGTGGTAGCATCGTCCACGTCGCCACCTGGCTCGGCACCTCTCGATCTAAGCGTCAGAAAATCACCGGCGCACCAAGATGAAAAGGAGAACAGGGTGTCGCCGGCACCCTCTTCTCTGCCCCCGCCACCTGGTAGCCCAAGATCAAGAGGAAGCGGTAGTCCCAGAGCAAGGTCCATCGGTTCTGCAGCAACCGCAGTTGGAACTGTTGCACCGCCACCGCCAACGGAGCTCGCTCTGAGACTAGCCGAGTTGCCGCCACCCCCGGTTCCTGGAGTCCTTGTCAAACAAGGTGTCTCGAG ATGCAAAGAATGCAACATAGTCTTCTGTCGGCACGAAAACTTCGTCGCCCATAAGAAGCATTATTGTCAGGCGAGAGAGACGACGGTTAGCAGCAGTCCTCCGCCACCTGGTACGCCTTCGCCTCCTTTGGTTCAACTTATCTGTGCCGCGTGCGGCATCAAGTTCGCCTCCATGGACAATCTGGTAGCTCATCAAGCGTTTTACTGTCCTAAGAGGGCAGAACCCCAGGAACATCACTCGAGATGTTCCAAATGCAAG GCTATAATCGAGCCCGGAAGTACGCATACCTGTTCAAGTGGACCCACCGGTGGTTGGAGATGTCCAGTCTGCGGCGCGGTTAGTCCCACAGCCGGCGCTGCTCAGCGTCACATGGACGCGCACCAGGGTGTCAAAGCTTTCAGGTGCACGATATGTCGATACAAAGGAAACACGTTGCGCGGTATGAGAACGCATATCAAGATGCATTTTGAAAAACGCGGTACCGACTTACAA GAggaaaattatataatgtGCGTGCTCGACGACGAAACGGTTCTTCCTACACCGGAACCAGCTCCGGCCACCACTCCTGAGGAAATCCCTGGGGAGGTGCAAGTGAACGGAAAGACGGAAGTTCGAAAGAGTCCGCAACCACCACCTCCACCACCGCCGCCCCCGCCAACGGTGACCGGCAAAGTAAAACAAGAACGAGAGGACACACCACCTCCGGAGGAAAGTCTCGACCCGAATAAAAGCGGTCCCCGTTATTGTAGATCCTGCGACATCAGCTTCAACTATCTGAGCACGTTCATTGCTCACAAGAAATTCTACTGCTCCAGCCACGCCGGTGAAGcgagcaacaacaacaacaacaataataataataattcgaGCAGCCACGCTACAACACCTCCAAGTGGCAGGACCGAGGCATCCGTACTTTAA
- the LOC114875932 gene encoding zinc finger protein ush isoform X2: MYKKISDTRNGSRLISDMSLLLWRQRRGSQLKGDPSLSLTREDEEWSDSEKTPSVSSGVEGGGSAVSSPIAPVVEEESNLPPPPRLNASSSSVTIANSAAEDIRTRLSVLSEDARKRLASFTEDIEVARSLRDRHASSRPNQTRESSPKDTDEESNLVVVKEEDCQPRSSSSSTSSIRRRESVCRRDSEDSSRRSNADDSPSEKKLKPDDEATPRLRLNASLATDPALRPAAVAALTVKPENTSPPNPVPPLPAGLQNAIASGRLFMLPTDGKETITVEPARPAPLICPPCGIRFSSASTLEAHRTFYCAHRPRLEEDTANEEDEEKSNKFEVRKAYACPHCSYSADKKVSLNRHMRMHAASPAPPTIPTAPTTATTPGSGTATTSNGSLNEEAERYCRNCDIRFSSLKTYRAHKTHYCSTRHVVKDTPPAASASSSSVKASPPTSASPGESPPPQPCLALPTNPILIVPYSLFRGASVLAAPTLPAPDTACFLLPNGHLQPMTRGLAATAQNTVDPPPVLRAANKPTTPASVVASSTSPPGSAPLDLSVRKSPAHQDEKENRVSPAPSSLPPPPGSPRSRGSGSPRARSIGSAATAVGTVAPPPPTELALRLAELPPPPVPGVLVKQGVSRCKECNIVFCRHENFVAHKKHYCQARETTVSSSPPPPGTPSPPLVQLICAACGIKFASMDNLVAHQAFYCPKRAEPQEHHSRCSKCKAIIEPGSTHTCSSGPTGGWRCPVCGAVSPTAGAAQRHMDAHQGVKAFRCTICRYKGNTLRGMRTHIKMHFEKRGTDLQEENYIMCVLDDETVLPTPEPAPATTPEEIPGEVQVNGKTEVRKSPQPPPPPPPPPPTVTGKVKQEREDTPPPEESLDPNKSGPRYCRSCDISFNYLSTFIAHKKFYCSSHAGEASNNNNNNNNNNSSSHATTPPSGRTEASVL, translated from the exons GGGAGGATGAGGAATGGAGCGATTCGGAGAAGACACCTTCGGTGAGCAGTGGCGTGGAGGGTGGTGGATCGGCGGTTTCCAGTCCGATCGCGCCGGTCGTCGAAGAGGAATCGAACTTGCCGCCACCGCCGCGATTGAACGCCTCTTCGTCGTCGGTTACGATCGCCAATTCGGCCGCTGAAGATATCAGAACGAGGCTGAGCGTACTGTCCGAAGACGCTCGGAAACGGTTGGCTAGTTTTACCGAAGACATCGAG GTTGCCAGAAGCTTAAGAGACCGACATGCCAGCTCGAGGCCGAATCAAACGCGAGAATCGAGTCCGAAAGACACGGACGAGGAATCGAACCTAGTTGTGGTGAAAGAAGAGGACTGTCAACCGAGgtcgtcttcttcttcgacgTCGTCGATTAGAAGACGAGAATCGGTATGTAGGAGGGACTCGGAGGATTCCTCGAGGCGATCGAACGCGGATGATTCACCGTCCGAGAAGAAGCTTAAGCCCGACGACGAGGCAACACCAAGACTGAGACTGAATGCTAGTCTGGCGACGGATCCTGCTCTTCGGCCCGCCGCTGTAGCCGCGCTCACCGTCAAGCCGGAGAACACCTCGCCGCCGAATCCTGTGCCACCTTTGCCAGCCGGACTTCAGAACG caatAGCCTCGGGTCGACTGTTCATGCTGCCAACCGATGGCAAAGAAACGATCACCGTTGAACCCGCCAGGCCAGCGCCGTTGATTTGTCCACCGTGTGGCATCCGGTTCAGTTCAGCGAGCACTCTCGAAGCTCATCGAACTTTCTACTGCGCCCATCGGCCTCGGCTCGAAGAGGACACAGCGAACGAGGAGGACGAGGAGAAATCGAACAAATTCGAAGTAAGGAAAGCGTACGCTTGCCCTCACTGTTCCTACAGCGCGGACAAGAAGGTGTCGTTGAACAGACACATGAGGATGCACGCCGCCTCGCCGGCACCGCCTACGATACCAACCGCGCCTACCACAGCCACCACCCCGGGAAGCGGAACAGCGACAACCTCGAACGGATCGCTGAACGAAGAGGCGGAGAGatattgcagaaattgcgACATTAGATTCAGCTCGCTGAAGACTTACAGAGCGCACAAGACTCATTATTGCAGTACCAGGCACGTGGTTAAAGACACCCCACCGGCGGCTAGCGCGAGTTCCTCTTCGGTGAAAGCGTCTCCACCGACCAGCGCCAGTCCTGGTGAATCCCCGCCGCCCCAGCCTTGCCTGGCACTGCCCACCAATCCGATCCTCATCGTACCGTACTCCCTGTTCCGCGGAGCAAGCGTCCTGGCAGCGCCGACCTTGCCTGCGCCTGATACCGCGTGCTTTCTTCTTCCAAACG GTCATCTTCAACCGATGACTAGAGGTCTCGCCGCCACAGCGCAAAACACCGTCGATCCTCCGCCAGTTCTTCGAGCCGCGAACAAACCTACCACACCTGCATCCGTGGTAGCATCGTCCACGTCGCCACCTGGCTCGGCACCTCTCGATCTAAGCGTCAGAAAATCACCGGCGCACCAAGATGAAAAGGAGAACAGGGTGTCGCCGGCACCCTCTTCTCTGCCCCCGCCACCTGGTAGCCCAAGATCAAGAGGAAGCGGTAGTCCCAGAGCAAGGTCCATCGGTTCTGCAGCAACCGCAGTTGGAACTGTTGCACCGCCACCGCCAACGGAGCTCGCTCTGAGACTAGCCGAGTTGCCGCCACCCCCGGTTCCTGGAGTCCTTGTCAAACAAGGTGTCTCGAG ATGCAAAGAATGCAACATAGTCTTCTGTCGGCACGAAAACTTCGTCGCCCATAAGAAGCATTATTGTCAGGCGAGAGAGACGACGGTTAGCAGCAGTCCTCCGCCACCTGGTACGCCTTCGCCTCCTTTGGTTCAACTTATCTGTGCCGCGTGCGGCATCAAGTTCGCCTCCATGGACAATCTGGTAGCTCATCAAGCGTTTTACTGTCCTAAGAGGGCAGAACCCCAGGAACATCACTCGAGATGTTCCAAATGCAAG GCTATAATCGAGCCCGGAAGTACGCATACCTGTTCAAGTGGACCCACCGGTGGTTGGAGATGTCCAGTCTGCGGCGCGGTTAGTCCCACAGCCGGCGCTGCTCAGCGTCACATGGACGCGCACCAGGGTGTCAAAGCTTTCAGGTGCACGATATGTCGATACAAAGGAAACACGTTGCGCGGTATGAGAACGCATATCAAGATGCATTTTGAAAAACGCGGTACCGACTTACAA GAggaaaattatataatgtGCGTGCTCGACGACGAAACGGTTCTTCCTACACCGGAACCAGCTCCGGCCACCACTCCTGAGGAAATCCCTGGGGAGGTGCAAGTGAACGGAAAGACGGAAGTTCGAAAGAGTCCGCAACCACCACCTCCACCACCGCCGCCCCCGCCAACGGTGACCGGCAAAGTAAAACAAGAACGAGAGGACACACCACCTCCGGAGGAAAGTCTCGACCCGAATAAAAGCGGTCCCCGTTATTGTAGATCCTGCGACATCAGCTTCAACTATCTGAGCACGTTCATTGCTCACAAGAAATTCTACTGCTCCAGCCACGCCGGTGAAGcgagcaacaacaacaacaacaataataataataattcgaGCAGCCACGCTACAACACCTCCAAGTGGCAGGACCGAGGCATCCGTACTTTAA
- the LOC114875933 gene encoding probable RNA polymerase II nuclear localization protein SLC7A6OS translates to MAAILRVKRRHDDEPLNALVISYKRQKTKENEDTQSVSPVPLATLAKFAGTVKKQEDSVGHLIQTYGKDELKENFKQHPVDILNKVRETTKQASAENRYKVVNYFRSLDDANLKEFENKGMTVIDLEDSKSMAKQDPVEKDDSYVYDLYYVQTDNDMYIDNMLSVYPYEQELVYDTYRENHCEAECESEDSNSESNWRNDYPDSPHSERSINEDDMREAVMNMKLDEGSDLSEEDDFVYAVDEADVENYGYKYARYKAKIKEELDEDDEENHLSDYSAICFSEEEEDNDSIVDSDLD, encoded by the exons ATGGCTGCAATATTGCGCGTAAAACGTCGACACGACGATGAACCTTTAAATGCTTTAGTAATTTCATATAAACGACAAAAGACAAAGGAAAATGAAGACACACAGTCGGTTTCACCGGTTCCTTTAGCGACACTTGCTAAGTTCGCTGGAACTGTTAAGAAACAg GAAGATAGTGTCGGTCATTTAATTCAGACTTATGGAAAAGATGAATTGAAAGAAAACTTCAAACAACATCCTgtagatattttaaataaagtaagGGAGACAACTAAACAGGCTTCAGCAGAGAACCGTTATAAAGTGGTCAATTATTTTCGCTCTCTAGATGATGCCAATCTCAAAGAGTTTGAGAATAAAGGCATGACAGTTATAGATTTAGAGGATTCTAAGTCTATGGCAAAACAAGATCCTGTAGAAAAA GATGATAGTTATGTATATGATTTGTATTATGTGCAAACTGATAATGACATGTACATAGATAATATGTTATCTGTGTATCCATACGAGCAAGAATTGGTTTATGATACCTATAGAGAAAATCATTGTGAAGCTGAATGTGAATCAGAAGATTCTAACTCAGAATCTAATTGGAGAAATGATTATCCTGATTCTCCTCATTCTGAAAGATCAATTAATGAGGATGATATGAGAGAGGCAGTTATGAACATGAAATTGGATGAAGGATCTGATTTGTCTGAAGAAGATGATTTTGTCTATGCGGTTGATGAAGCTGATGTAGAAAATTATGGTTATAAATATGCAAGGTACAAggcaaaaataaaagaagaattagaTGAAGATGATGAGGAAAATCATCTGAGCGATTACAGTGCCATATGCTTTtcggaagaagaggaggataATGATTCCATTGTAGATAGTGATTTAGACTAA